From the genome of Helicobacter pylori, one region includes:
- a CDS encoding outer membrane protein, whose translation MKKFVVFKTLCLSVVLGHSLLAAEGSTEVQKQLEKPKEYKAVKGEKNAWYLGISYQVGQASQSVKNPPKSSEFNYPKFPVGKTDYLAVMQGLGLTVGYKQFFGEKRWFGARYYGFMDYGHAVFGANALTSDNGGVCKLNEPCATKVGTMGNLSDMFTYGVGIDTLYNVINKEDASFGFFFGAQIAGNSWGNTTGAFLETKSPYKHTSYSLDPAIFQFLFNLGIRTHIGQHQEFDFGVKIPTINVYYFNHGNLSFTYRRQYSLYVGYRYNF comes from the coding sequence ATGAAAAAGTTTGTAGTGTTTAAAACGCTCTGTTTATCGGTAGTGTTAGGTCATAGTCTTTTGGCAGCAGAAGGCAGCACAGAAGTGCAAAAGCAATTGGAAAAACCAAAAGAGTATAAAGCAGTCAAAGGCGAGAAAAACGCTTGGTATTTGGGGATTAGCTATCAAGTCGGTCAGGCTTCGCAAAGCGTTAAAAACCCCCCCAAAAGCAGTGAGTTCAACTACCCTAAGTTCCCTGTGGGTAAAACCGACTATTTGGCCGTTATGCAAGGCTTAGGGCTTACTGTGGGTTATAAGCAGTTTTTTGGGGAAAAAAGATGGTTTGGTGCACGCTATTACGGCTTTATGGATTACGGGCATGCCGTGTTTGGAGCGAACGCTTTGACCTCAGATAATGGTGGGGTGTGCAAACTCAATGAGCCATGTGCGACAAAAGTAGGGACAATGGGCAATCTGTCTGACATGTTCACTTATGGTGTGGGTATTGACACTTTATACAATGTCATTAATAAAGAGGATGCGAGTTTTGGATTCTTTTTTGGGGCTCAAATCGCGGGTAACTCTTGGGGGAATACGACAGGGGCGTTTTTGGAAACGAAAAGCCCTTACAAGCACACCTCCTATAGCCTTGATCCAGCGATTTTCCAATTCCTTTTCAATTTAGGGATTCGCACCCATATTGGTCAGCATCAAGAATTTGACTTCGGCGTGAAGATTCCCACTATCAATGTTTATTATTTTAACCATGGGAATTTGAGCTTCACTTACCGCCGTCAATACAGCCTTTATGTGGGGTATCGTTACAATTTCTGA
- a CDS encoding pyridoxal phosphate-dependent aminotransferase: protein MPYSSKIQSLSESATIAISTLAKELKSQGKDVLSFSAGEPDFDTPQAIKDAAIKALNDGFTKYTPVAGIPELLKAIAHKLKKENHLDYEPSEILVSNGAKQSLFNAIQALVEEGDEVIIPVPFWVTYPELVKYSGGVSQFIQTDEKSRFKITPKQLKDALSPKTKMLILTTPSNPTGMLYSRAELEALSEVLKDTPIWVLSDEIYEKLVYKGEFVSCAAVSGEMEKRTITINGLSKSVAMTGWRMGYAASKDKKLVKLMNNLQSQCTSNINSITQMASIVALEGLVDKEIETMRQAFEKRCHLAHAKINAIEGLKALKPDGAFYLFINIGGLCGGDSMRFCHELLEKEGVALVPGKAFGLEGYVRLSFACSKEQIEKGIERIARFVQSKG from the coding sequence ATGCCCTATTCCTCTAAAATCCAATCCCTTTCAGAATCCGCGACGATCGCTATCAGCACACTCGCTAAAGAATTGAAATCGCAAGGAAAAGATGTTTTAAGTTTTTCAGCGGGCGAGCCTGATTTTGACACCCCGCAAGCGATTAAAGATGCGGCCATCAAAGCCCTAAATGACGGCTTTACAAAATACACTCCAGTGGCTGGAATCCCTGAATTATTAAAAGCGATCGCTCATAAATTGAAAAAAGAAAACCACTTGGATTATGAACCGAGTGAAATTCTAGTGAGCAATGGCGCTAAGCAAAGCCTGTTCAACGCGATTCAAGCCTTAGTAGAAGAGGGCGATGAGGTGATTATCCCTGTGCCTTTTTGGGTAACTTACCCTGAGCTTGTGAAATACAGCGGCGGGGTGAGTCAATTCATTCAAACCGATGAAAAAAGCCGCTTTAAAATCACCCCTAAGCAGCTTAAAGACGCTTTAAGCCCCAAAACAAAAATGCTCATTCTCACCACCCCATCAAACCCTACCGGCATGCTTTATAGTAGGGCGGAATTAGAGGCTTTAAGCGAGGTTTTAAAAGACACTCCAATTTGGGTGCTCAGCGATGAAATTTATGAAAAGCTTGTTTATAAGGGGGAGTTTGTTTCTTGCGCGGCGGTGAGTGGAGAGATGGAAAAACGCACCATTACCATTAACGGCTTGAGCAAGTCAGTAGCGATGACAGGCTGGCGTATGGGCTATGCGGCGAGCAAGGATAAAAAATTAGTCAAATTGATGAATAACTTGCAAAGCCAATGCACTTCCAATATCAATTCTATCACACAAATGGCTTCTATTGTGGCGCTTGAAGGGTTGGTGGATAAAGAAATTGAAACGATGCGTCAGGCTTTTGAGAAACGCTGTCATTTAGCCCACGCCAAAATCAATGCGATTGAAGGGCTGAAGGCTTTAAAACCTGATGGGGCGTTTTATCTTTTTATCAACATTGGCGGTCTTTGTGGGGGGGATTCAATGCGATTTTGCCATGAATTATTAGAAAAAGAAGGCGTGGCGTTAGTGCCTGGAAAGGCTTTTGGATTGGAAGGTTATGTCCGTTTGTCTTTTGCATGCTCAAAAGAACAGATTGAAAAGGGGATTGAACGCATCGCTCGCTTTGTCCAATCAAAAGGATAA
- the rnc gene encoding ribonuclease III has product MKNKRSQNSPYVTPNSAYTTLEKALGYSFKDKRLLEQALTHKSCKLALNNERLEFLGDAVLGLVIGELLYHKFYQYDEGKLSKLRASIVSAHGFTKLAKAIALQDYLRVSSSEEISKGREKPSILSSAFEALMAGVYLEAGLAKVRKIIQNLLNCAYKRLDLEHLFMDYKTALQELTQAQFCVIPTYQLLKEKGPDHHKEFEMALYIQDKIYATAKGKSKKEAEQQCAYQALQKLKEAK; this is encoded by the coding sequence ATGAAAAACAAACGCTCTCAAAATAGCCCTTATGTAACGCCTAATAGCGCCTATACAACGCTAGAAAAAGCTTTAGGGTATTCTTTTAAAGACAAGCGTTTATTGGAGCAAGCTTTAACGCATAAATCATGCAAGCTCGCTTTAAACAATGAGCGCTTGGAATTTTTAGGCGATGCGGTGTTGGGCTTGGTGATAGGGGAGTTGCTATACCATAAATTCTATCAATACGATGAGGGAAAACTCTCTAAATTAAGGGCTTCTATTGTGAGCGCACATGGTTTTACTAAATTAGCGAAAGCGATCGCTTTACAAGATTATTTGCGCGTTTCTTCTTCTGAAGAAATTTCTAAAGGGAGAGAAAAACCCTCTATTTTATCAAGCGCTTTTGAGGCTTTAATGGCTGGGGTGTATTTAGAAGCGGGGTTAGCTAAGGTGCGTAAAATCATACAAAATTTACTCAATTGCGCTTACAAGCGTTTGGATTTGGAGCATTTGTTTATGGACTATAAAACCGCTTTACAGGAATTAACCCAAGCACAATTTTGCGTGATTCCCACTTACCAATTACTCAAAGAAAAAGGGCCAGACCATCATAAAGAATTTGAAATGGCGCTATACATTCAAGATAAAATCTATGCGACCGCTAAAGGCAAAAGCAAAAAAGAAGCCGAACAGCAATGCGCTTATCAAGCGCTTCAAAAACTTAAGGAAGCCAAATGA
- the gatB gene encoding Asp-tRNA(Asn)/Glu-tRNA(Gln) amidotransferase subunit GatB, producing the protein MPFEAVIGLEVHVQLNTKTKIFCSCSTSFGESPNSNTCPVCLGLPGALPVLNKEVVKKAIQLGTAIEANINQYSIFARKNYFYPDLPKAYQISQFEVPIVSDGKLEIDTKEGVKIVCIERAHMEEDAGKNIHEGSYSLVDLNRACTPLLEIVSKPDMQSSEEAIAYLKKLHAIVRFIGISDANMQEGNFRCDANVSIRPKGDKKLYTRVEIKNLNSFRFIAKAIEYEIERQSAAWESGSYNEEVVQETRLFDTAKGITLSMRNKEESADYRYFKDPDLYPIFIDEKLLKEAQKINELPSAKKTRYMKDFNLKEDDANLLVSDPLLAEYFESMLNLGVKAKTSVTWLCVELLGRLKAETTLENCGVSAHVLGALAKHIDEGKISGKSAKDVLDKLLEEQGGDVDALIEQMGLSQVNDTEAIVKVIEEVLKNNADKVLEYKSGKDKLFGFFVGQAMKNLKGANPSVVNAILKEKLD; encoded by the coding sequence ATGCCATTTGAAGCTGTAATCGGGCTAGAAGTCCATGTCCAACTCAACACCAAAACCAAAATCTTTTGCTCTTGCTCTACAAGCTTTGGGGAATCCCCTAATTCTAACACCTGCCCTGTATGTTTGGGCTTACCGGGGGCTTTACCGGTATTGAATAAAGAAGTGGTTAAAAAAGCCATCCAATTAGGCACAGCCATTGAAGCCAATATCAACCAATATTCCATTTTTGCAAGGAAAAATTATTTTTACCCTGATTTGCCTAAGGCTTATCAAATTTCGCAGTTTGAAGTCCCTATTGTGAGCGACGGGAAATTAGAAATTGACACTAAAGAAGGCGTAAAAATCGTGTGTATTGAAAGAGCCCACATGGAAGAAGACGCTGGTAAAAATATCCATGAGGGTAGCTATTCTTTAGTGGATTTGAACCGCGCTTGCACCCCTTTGTTAGAAATTGTCAGTAAGCCGGATATGCAAAGCAGTGAAGAAGCCATAGCATATTTGAAAAAGCTCCATGCTATCGTGCGTTTTATAGGGATTTCTGACGCGAACATGCAAGAGGGGAATTTCAGGTGCGATGCGAATGTATCCATTAGACCCAAAGGCGATAAAAAGCTTTACACGAGAGTGGAGATTAAAAACCTGAATAGCTTTAGATTCATCGCTAAAGCGATTGAATACGAGATAGAGCGCCAAAGCGCAGCGTGGGAAAGCGGGAGTTATAATGAAGAGGTGGTTCAAGAAACGCGCCTTTTTGACACCGCCAAAGGGATCACCCTTTCTATGCGCAATAAAGAAGAATCAGCGGATTATCGCTATTTTAAAGATCCGGATTTGTATCCTATTTTTATTGATGAAAAACTTTTAAAAGAAGCTCAAAAGATCAATGAATTGCCTAGCGCGAAAAAAACCCGCTACATGAAAGATTTTAACCTTAAAGAAGACGATGCGAATTTATTGGTGAGCGATCCTTTATTGGCGGAGTATTTTGAAAGCATGCTCAATCTTGGGGTTAAGGCTAAAACGAGCGTAACATGGCTTTGTGTGGAATTATTAGGGCGCTTGAAAGCCGAAACCACTTTAGAAAATTGTGGAGTGAGCGCTCATGTGTTAGGCGCTTTAGCCAAACATATTGATGAGGGCAAGATTTCTGGCAAGAGCGCTAAAGATGTGTTAGACAAGCTTTTAGAAGAGCAAGGGGGCGATGTGGATGCACTCATTGAACAAATGGGCTTGTCTCAAGTCAATGACACAGAAGCGATTGTTAAAGTGATAGAAGAGGTGCTTAAAAACAACGCTGATAAGGTGCTTGAATACAAAAGCGGTAAGGACAAGCTTTTTGGGTTTTTTGTGGGGCAGGCGATGAAAAATTTAAAAGGCGCTAATCCTAGCGTGGTGAATGCTATTTTGAAAGAGAAATTGGATTGA
- a CDS encoding SurA protein, protein MRKIFSYVLKALLFFGIVYAEPESKVEALEGKKQESSLDKKIRQELKNKELKNKEEKKNTEEKKEVKAQRKPRAEVHHGDAKNPAQKITPPRIKESAKGIQNQGIQSQGMPNNAPKPKEKDTTPQILEKNKGASPGSQFNSIFGNPNDATNNTLEDKVVGGISLLVNGSPITLYQIQEEQEKSKVSKAQARDRLIAERIKNQEIERLKIHVDDDKLDQEMAMMAQQQGMDLDHFKQMLMAEGHYKLYRDQLKEHLEMQELLRNILLTNVDTSSETKMREYYNKHKEQFSMPTEIETVRYTSTNQEDLERAMADPNLEIPGVSKANEKIEMKTLNPQIAQVFISHEQGSFTPVMNGGGGQFITFYIKEKKGKNEVSFSQAKQFIAQKLVEESKDKILEEHFEKLRVKSRIVMIRE, encoded by the coding sequence ATGAGGAAAATTTTTTCTTATGTTTTGAAGGCTTTGTTGTTTTTTGGGATCGTTTATGCAGAGCCTGAATCTAAAGTAGAAGCCCTAGAAGGGAAGAAACAAGAGTCTTCTTTGGATAAAAAAATCCGCCAAGAACTGAAGAATAAAGAATTGAAAAATAAAGAAGAAAAGAAAAACACCGAAGAAAAGAAAGAAGTAAAAGCCCAAAGAAAGCCCAGAGCAGAAGTCCATCATGGGGATGCCAAAAATCCCGCTCAAAAAATAACGCCTCCTAGAATCAAAGAGAGTGCTAAAGGCATACAAAATCAAGGCATACAAAGTCAAGGCATGCCAAATAACGCGCCAAAACCTAAAGAAAAAGATACAACCCCTCAAATTCTTGAAAAAAATAAGGGAGCAAGCCCTGGTTCTCAATTCAATTCCATTTTTGGCAATCCTAATGACGCTACCAACAACACCCTTGAAGATAAGGTCGTGGGGGGCATTTCTTTACTTGTTAATGGTTCGCCTATCACGCTATATCAAATCCAAGAAGAGCAAGAAAAATCTAAAGTGAGCAAAGCTCAAGCAAGGGATCGTTTGATCGCTGAACGCATTAAAAACCAAGAAATTGAGCGCTTAAAAATCCATGTAGATGACGACAAATTAGACCAAGAAATGGCGATGATGGCGCAACAACAAGGCATGGATTTAGACCATTTCAAACAAATGCTTATGGCTGAGGGGCATTATAAACTCTATAGGGATCAGCTTAAGGAGCATTTAGAAATGCAAGAATTGTTGCGTAATATCTTACTCACGAATGTGGATACCAGCTCTGAAACCAAAATGCGCGAATATTACAACAAGCACAAGGAGCAATTCAGTATGCCCACTGAAATAGAAACCGTGCGCTACACTTCCACCAATCAAGAAGATTTAGAAAGGGCTATGGCAGACCCTAATTTGGAAATTCCAGGGGTGAGTAAGGCTAATGAAAAAATAGAGATGAAAACCCTAAACCCTCAAATCGCTCAAGTCTTTATTTCGCATGAGCAAGGCTCTTTTACGCCCGTTATGAATGGGGGTGGGGGGCAGTTTATCACCTTTTATATCAAGGAAAAAAAGGGTAAAAACGAAGTGAGTTTCAGTCAAGCCAAGCAATTTATCGCCCAAAAATTAGTGGAAGAATCTAAAGATAAGATTTTAGAAGAGCATTTTGAAAAATTGCGCGTTAAGTCTAGGATTGTGATGATTAGAGAGTGA
- a CDS encoding (Fe-S)-binding protein, with the protein MNGNIFEEVGDACVKCAKCVPGCTIYRIHKDETTSPRGFLDLMRLNAQNKLQLDTNLKHLLETCFLCTTCVEICPFHLPIDTLIEKAREKIAQKYGIAWYKKSYFSLLKNRKKMDRVFSVAHFLAPCVFKQVGDSLEPRAVFKGLFKRFKKSALPPLNQKSFLQKHAEIKPLENPIQKVAVFIGCLSNYHYQQVGESLLYILEKLNIQAIIPKQECCSAPAYFTGDKDTTLFLVKKNIEWFESYLDEVDAIIVPEATCASMLINDYYKVFLGEKDKDLYVKRLEKITPKIYLASVFLEKHTPLKNLLEKIPKGKKEAITYHNPCHAKKTLNAYKEVRNLLNPHYEIKEMPDNCCGFGGITMQTEKAGFSLKVGLLRAKEIMDTKARIISAECGACHMQLNNALKSLDDPNTPQFLHPLELIAKALKSAK; encoded by the coding sequence ATGAACGGGAATATTTTTGAAGAAGTAGGGGACGCTTGCGTTAAATGCGCTAAATGCGTGCCAGGTTGCACCATATACCGCATTCATAAAGACGAAACGACTTCGCCTAGAGGCTTTTTAGATTTGATGCGCTTAAACGCTCAAAACAAGCTCCAATTAGACACAAATTTAAAACACCTTTTAGAAACTTGTTTTTTATGCACCACTTGCGTGGAAATTTGCCCCTTTCATTTGCCCATAGACACTTTAATAGAAAAAGCCAGAGAAAAAATCGCTCAAAAATACGGCATTGCTTGGTATAAAAAATCCTATTTTTCCCTTTTAAAAAACCGAAAAAAAATGGATAGGGTGTTTTCGGTGGCGCATTTTTTAGCCCCTTGTGTTTTCAAGCAAGTGGGGGATAGTTTAGAGCCTAGAGCTGTATTTAAGGGCTTATTCAAACGCTTTAAAAAAAGCGCGTTGCCTCCTTTAAACCAAAAAAGTTTTTTACAAAAGCATGCAGAAATTAAGCCTTTAGAAAACCCCATTCAAAAAGTGGCGGTTTTTATAGGGTGCTTGAGCAATTACCATTACCAGCAAGTGGGGGAAAGCTTGTTGTATATTTTAGAAAAACTCAACATTCAAGCGATCATCCCTAAGCAAGAATGCTGCTCAGCGCCTGCGTATTTTACCGGCGATAAAGACACCACGCTTTTTTTAGTGAAAAAAAACATAGAATGGTTTGAAAGCTATCTAGATGAAGTGGATGCGATCATTGTGCCTGAAGCCACATGCGCTAGCATGCTCATCAACGATTATTACAAGGTGTTTTTAGGCGAAAAAGATAAGGATTTGTATGTGAAGCGTCTGGAAAAAATCACGCCTAAAATCTATCTGGCGAGCGTGTTTTTAGAGAAACACACCCCTTTAAAAAATCTTTTAGAAAAAATCCCTAAAGGAAAAAAAGAGGCTATCACCTACCATAACCCTTGCCATGCCAAAAAAACCCTAAACGCTTATAAAGAAGTGCGAAACTTGCTTAATCCGCATTATGAAATTAAAGAAATGCCGGATAATTGTTGCGGTTTTGGGGGGATTACGATGCAAACAGAAAAAGCGGGATTTTCTTTAAAAGTGGGGCTTCTTAGGGCTAAAGAAATCATGGACACTAAAGCTAGAATCATAAGCGCTGAATGCGGGGCATGCCATATGCAACTTAATAACGCCTTAAAGTCTTTAGATGACCCTAACACCCCACAATTTTTGCACCCTTTAGAACTCATCGCTAAAGCTTTAAAAAGCGCCAAATAA
- the aroC gene encoding chorismate synthase: MNTLGHFLRLTTFGESHGDMIGGVLDGMPSGIKIDYALLENEMKRRQGGRNVFTTPRKEDDKVEITSGVFEDFSTGTPIGFLIHNQRARSKDYDNIKHLFRPSHADFTYFHKYGIRDFRGGGRSSARESAIRVAAGAFAKMLLREIGIVCESGIMEIGGIKAKNYDFNHALKSEIFALDEEQEEAQKTAIQNAIKNHDSIGGVALIRARSAKTNQKLPIGLGQGLYAKLDAKIAEAMMGLNGVKAVEIGKGVESSLLKGSEYNDLMSQKGFLSNRSGGVLGGMSNGEEIIIKAHFKPTPSIFQPQQTIDINNNECECLLKGRHDPCIAIRGSVVCESLLSLVLADMVLLNLTSKIEYLKTIYNEN, encoded by the coding sequence ATGAACACTTTGGGGCATTTTTTAAGACTCACGACTTTTGGGGAATCGCATGGGGATATGATAGGGGGGGTATTAGACGGCATGCCTAGCGGGATTAAAATAGACTATGCGCTATTAGAAAATGAAATGAAGCGCCGCCAAGGGGGGAGGAATGTTTTCACCACGCCACGAAAAGAAGACGATAAAGTGGAAATAACAAGCGGGGTTTTTGAAGATTTTAGCACAGGGACGCCCATAGGGTTTTTAATCCACAACCAAAGGGCTAGGAGCAAGGATTATGATAACATTAAACACCTTTTCAGGCCTAGCCATGCGGATTTCACTTATTTTCATAAATACGGCATCAGAGATTTTAGAGGTGGTGGGAGGAGTTCAGCCAGAGAGAGCGCTATAAGAGTGGCTGCTGGGGCGTTTGCTAAAATGCTTTTAAGAGAAATTGGTATTGTTTGTGAAAGCGGGATTATGGAAATAGGGGGTATTAAAGCCAAAAATTATGATTTTAATCACGCTTTAAAAAGCGAGATTTTTGCCCTAGATGAAGAGCAAGAAGAAGCGCAAAAAACAGCCATTCAAAACGCTATCAAAAACCACGACAGCATAGGGGGTGTGGCTTTGATTAGAGCGAGGAGCGCCAAAACAAATCAAAAGCTCCCCATTGGCTTAGGTCAAGGGCTATACGCTAAATTAGACGCTAAAATCGCTGAAGCGATGATGGGGCTAAATGGGGTGAAAGCGGTTGAAATAGGCAAGGGGGTAGAAAGCTCTTTATTAAAAGGCTCAGAGTATAACGATTTAATGAGTCAAAAAGGGTTTTTGAGCAATCGTAGCGGAGGGGTTTTAGGGGGCATGAGCAATGGGGAAGAAATTATCATTAAAGCGCATTTCAAACCCACGCCAAGCATTTTCCAACCTCAACAAACCATAGACATTAACAACAATGAATGCGAATGCTTGTTAAAGGGCAGGCATGATCCTTGCATTGCGATTAGAGGGAGTGTGGTGTGCGAGAGTTTGCTTTCATTGGTGTTGGCCGATATGGTATTACTCAATTTGACTTCAAAAATAGAGTATTTAAAAACGATTTATAATGAGAATTAA
- a CDS encoding DUF2603 domain-containing protein produces MEKLPKKRVSKTRSQKLINSLTTQKNRAFLKKISANEMRLELEKGAFKKNEAYFISDEEDKNYVLVPDNVISLLAENARKAFEARLRAELERDIITQAPIDFEDVREVSLQLLENLRQKDGNLPNINTLNFVKQIKKEHPNLFFNFDNMFKQPPFNENHFENFDNSDEENF; encoded by the coding sequence GTGGAAAAATTACCTAAAAAACGAGTTTCTAAAACCCGATCACAAAAACTTATCAATAGCCTGACAACCCAAAAAAACAGAGCCTTCCTCAAAAAAATCAGCGCTAATGAGATGCGTTTAGAATTAGAAAAAGGGGCGTTTAAAAAAAATGAAGCTTATTTTATTTCTGATGAAGAAGATAAAAATTATGTTTTAGTGCCAGATAATGTGATCTCTCTTTTGGCAGAAAACGCCAGAAAGGCTTTTGAAGCCAGGCTTAGGGCAGAATTAGAAAGGGATATTATCACCCAAGCGCCGATTGATTTTGAAGATGTGCGCGAAGTTTCCTTGCAATTATTAGAAAATTTACGCCAAAAAGACGGGAATTTGCCTAATATCAACACCTTAAACTTTGTCAAACAAATCAAAAAAGAACACCCTAATTTATTTTTTAATTTTGACAACATGTTCAAGCAACCCCCTTTCAATGAGAATCATTTTGAAAATTTTGACAATAGCGATGAGGAAAATTTTTAA
- the hemN gene encoding oxygen-independent coproporphyrinogen III oxidase, producing MQTIDFEKFSQYSKPGPRYTSYPTAVEFKENFNEESLKAAFFNHDTLKNPMPLSLYTHLPFCRSACYFCACSVIYTSLEEKKTRYISYLKKELDLLKNAMDTNREVVQFHYGGGTPTFFSPNQLDEITQSIQEVFPNFSQDIEMSCEIDPRHFTKEHMQTLFDRGFNRLSFGVQDFDFEVQKAIHRIQPFEMVQKSVKLARDYGIKSINFDLIYGLPNQTKESFLKTLELVLKLDPDRLAVFNYAHVPWVKKTMRKIDETLLPSPRDKLEILESLISFLEKANYQMIGMDHFAKSDNELYLALQKAELRRNFQGYTTKKFTQTIGIGVTSIGEGSDYYTQNYKDLHHYEKALDLGHLPVERGVVLTKEDALRKEVIMQMMSNLKLDYFKIEEKFSIDFKAHFKKELEKLKPYEEAGLLSFNAKGFEMTKTGGMLVRNMAMEFDAYLRGGEKHFSKTL from the coding sequence ATGCAAACCATTGATTTTGAAAAATTTTCACAATATTCAAAGCCCGGGCCGCGATACACCAGTTACCCAACGGCGGTGGAATTTAAAGAAAATTTTAATGAAGAGAGCTTGAAGGCGGCGTTTTTTAACCATGACACTCTCAAAAACCCCATGCCCTTATCGCTTTATACGCATTTGCCCTTTTGCAGGAGCGCGTGTTATTTTTGCGCTTGTTCAGTCATTTACACAAGTTTAGAAGAGAAAAAAACCCGCTATATCAGCTACCTTAAAAAAGAACTCGATCTTTTAAAAAATGCGATGGATACCAACAGAGAAGTGGTGCAATTCCACTATGGAGGCGGCACGCCGACCTTTTTTTCGCCCAATCAATTAGATGAAATCACGCAAAGCATTCAAGAAGTTTTCCCTAATTTCAGTCAAGATATTGAGATGAGTTGTGAGATTGACCCCAGGCATTTCACTAAAGAACACATGCAAACCTTGTTTGATAGAGGGTTTAACCGCTTGAGTTTTGGGGTGCAGGATTTTGATTTTGAAGTCCAAAAAGCCATTCATAGGATCCAGCCTTTTGAAATGGTTCAAAAATCCGTGAAGCTCGCCAGAGATTACGGCATCAAATCCATTAATTTTGATTTGATTTATGGCTTACCCAACCAGACTAAAGAGAGTTTTTTAAAGACTTTGGAGTTAGTTTTGAAACTGGATCCGGACCGATTAGCGGTGTTTAATTACGCACATGTGCCTTGGGTGAAAAAAACGATGCGTAAAATTGATGAAACCTTATTGCCAAGCCCTAGAGACAAGCTAGAGATTTTAGAATCCCTCATTAGTTTTTTAGAAAAAGCCAATTACCAAATGATAGGCATGGATCATTTCGCTAAAAGCGATAATGAATTGTATCTAGCCCTTCAAAAAGCAGAATTGCGCCGTAATTTTCAAGGCTATACCACTAAGAAATTCACCCAAACGATTGGCATTGGCGTTACGAGCATTGGCGAAGGGAGCGATTATTACACGCAAAATTATAAGGACTTGCACCACTATGAAAAAGCCCTTGATTTGGGGCATTTACCGGTAGAAAGGGGTGTGGTGCTCACCAAAGAAGATGCGTTAAGAAAAGAAGTGATCATGCAAATGATGAGTAATTTAAAATTGGATTACTTTAAGATTGAAGAAAAATTTTCTATTGATTTTAAAGCGCATTTTAAAAAAGAGTTAGAAAAATTAAAGCCTTATGAAGAAGCGGGCTTGCTTTCTTTTAACGCTAAAGGATTTGAGATGACCAAAACAGGGGGCATGCTCGTAAGAAACATGGCGATGGAGTTTGACGCGTATTTGCGTGGGGGCGAAAAACATTTCAGTAAAACGCTATGA